In one window of Nakamurella sp. PAMC28650 DNA:
- a CDS encoding amidohydrolase family protein codes for MTSGAAASTRTVDVHAHVIVPEVEAAVAGQPGLAAHRELDARRNGAESMAVSGRMFGSRIPQLTVLDRRLADMDAAGVAVQVISPSPSQYHYWAEPELAKVVCRSANRGVAAIVAEEPTRFTGLGLVPLQHPDLCVELLDDAVGECGLVGVEISSHAPTAGRTIELGDERLEPFWRRAAELGAVIFLHPFGCTLDERLDHFYLSNTVGQPVENAVALSHLIFSGVLDRHPGLELLAAHGGGYLPTFLGRSDHAWEVRPEARGCLQKPSSYLRKLHFDSLVHTPEALRALVAAAGPDRVLMGSDYPFDMGVTDPVDRVLAAGLGADAEYAITTGNAQALGVCPPGPSSESVSPESFQGVKA; via the coding sequence ATGACGTCGGGAGCAGCGGCGTCGACCAGGACGGTAGACGTGCACGCCCACGTCATCGTGCCCGAGGTGGAGGCGGCGGTGGCCGGACAGCCCGGCCTGGCCGCTCATCGTGAACTCGACGCCCGGCGGAACGGCGCCGAGTCGATGGCGGTCTCCGGGAGGATGTTCGGCTCGCGGATCCCCCAGTTGACCGTGCTGGATCGCCGTCTGGCCGATATGGACGCAGCCGGCGTTGCGGTGCAGGTGATCTCGCCGTCACCGTCGCAGTATCACTACTGGGCCGAACCCGAACTGGCAAAGGTGGTGTGCCGATCGGCGAACCGCGGCGTGGCCGCGATCGTCGCCGAGGAACCGACCCGCTTCACCGGTCTGGGCCTGGTGCCATTACAGCATCCGGACCTGTGCGTGGAGTTGCTCGACGACGCGGTGGGCGAATGCGGTCTGGTCGGGGTGGAGATCTCCTCCCACGCACCGACGGCCGGCCGGACGATCGAACTGGGTGACGAGCGGCTGGAACCGTTCTGGCGACGAGCGGCCGAATTGGGTGCAGTGATCTTCCTGCATCCGTTCGGCTGCACCCTCGACGAACGTCTGGACCACTTCTACCTCTCCAACACGGTCGGTCAGCCGGTCGAGAATGCCGTCGCCCTCTCCCATCTCATCTTCTCGGGGGTGCTGGATCGGCATCCGGGGCTCGAGCTGCTCGCCGCCCACGGCGGGGGCTACCTGCCGACCTTTCTCGGCCGCTCCGACCACGCCTGGGAGGTGCGGCCGGAGGCCAGAGGTTGCCTGCAGAAGCCGAGCAGCTACCTCCGGAAACTCCACTTCGACTCCCTGGTCCACACGCCGGAGGCGTTGCGAGCACTGGTGGCCGCGGCCGGCCCTGACCGGGTCCTGATGGGTTCGGACTATCCGTTCGACATGGGCGTCACCGACCCGGTGGACCGTGTGTTGGCCGCCGGTCTCGGCGCCGATGCGGAGTACGCCATCACCACAGGCAACGCGCAGGCGCTCGGCGTGTGCCCCCCTGGCCCGTCTTCCGAAAGCGTGTCTCCCGAAAGTTTCCAAGGAGTGAAAGCATGA